The proteins below come from a single Octopus sinensis unplaced genomic scaffold, ASM634580v1 Contig13292, whole genome shotgun sequence genomic window:
- the LOC115229626 gene encoding phosphatidylserine lipase ABHD16A-like codes for MILYNTGELLLPDHCDKSVLGRFYNPVYMAFFDKYCQVLDQKCSKVKSNFNEKNVLKAFDYDFRFWPVDYAAQCSDSAILKQLQSDSLYGGRRAKVKTLTGAEIDTMFLDRRDCHAGQFLVICSEGNCSFYECGSNQSIISLGHSVLAWNHPGFGASSENNAVYAVILYAIEELGFNTNKIILYGWSIGGYSAAFGAALFPSVDSVVDFVRL; via the exons ATGATTCTTTATAATACAGGAGAATTACTTTTGCCAGATCATTGTGACAAATCCG TGCTGGGTCGATTCTACAATCCTGTGTATATGGCATTCTTTGACAAATATTGCCAAGTACTCGACCAAAAGTGCTCAAAAGTAAAATccaattttaatgaaaagaacGTTTTGAAAGCATTTGACTACGATTTCCGATTCTGGCCTGTGGATTATGCTGCTCAATGTTCTGATTCTGCCATACTCAAACAGCTGCAGTCGGATTCTCTG TATGGGGGACGAAGAGCCAAAGTCAAGACCCTCACAGGCGCAGAAATCGACACAATGTTCTTGGACCGTCGGGACTGCCACGCTGGGCAGTTTCTTGTCATTTGCAGTGAGGGAAACTGCTCGTTTTACGAGTGTGGGTCAAATCAGAGCATAATATCACTGGGACATTCAGTCCTGGCCTGGAACCATCCGGGATTTGGGGCAAGTTCG GAGAATAACGCCGTTTATGCTGTCATTTTGTACGCCATTGAGGAATTGGGATTCAATACAAACAAGATCATTTTGTATGGGTGGTCTATTGGGGGCTATTCGGCCGCATTTGGAGCTGCCCTCTTCCCCTCAGTGGATTCAGTGGTTGATTTTGTTCGACTTTAA